A stretch of DNA from Thermanaerosceptrum fracticalcis:
AGATGGGCTATTGATGGAAATGTTAGATTGAGAAGAACCCCCAGACCCAAAGACTTCATGATTCTTCTCAGGTATAAAGAGGCTATGGATGTATACGCCAGGGCGTTAGAAAAATATGGAATACCTGTCAGTATTGCCGGGGGTAGTTCCCTTAAACAGACCGAAGAAATCCATGAACTCTTGCAACTGCTGAAAGCCCTTGCCGATCCTCAAAACCAGGTGCATACGGTAGCAGTCTTAAGAGGGCTCTTCTTTGGGATTAGTGATGCTGACTTATACTCTTTTAAAGAGGCGGGGGGGATCTTCAATATATTTGCACCCGTCCCCGCGGAGTTGGACGAAAGGGTAAAAGATATCTTCTTTTATTCCTATGAAAAGTTAACAGAATTCTACGGTTTTACCAGAAGATACACTCCGGCTGTGGCATTAGAAAAAATTATTGACGAACTAGGCCTAATTCCCTATGCTTTAACTCAACCCCTAAGCAAGAGCCGCTCCGGATATCCATATCAGATTCTTGAATATATCCGGAGAATAGAGAGCACTGAAGCTTCAAGCTATTCTAAGATGGTGGAACAATTTGGAGCCATCCTGGAAATGGGTGTGGAGGAAGAATTAAACTTGCTTGCAGATGAAGGAGATTCGGTACGAATTATGAATCTCCATAAGGCTAAGGGTTTAGAAGCCCCGGTTGTGTTTTTGGCCAACCCTGCAAAGAATCCCAACATACCCCCTGATGCTCATGTCAAAAGAGTAGATGGCAGTTCACAAGGCTATTTCATCTTTACACGGCCTAAAGGGAATTTTAATAAGGAAGTTATCGCCCAACCCAGGCTATGGGATGAATTTGCATCTGAGGAACAGAACTATGCCGATGCGGAAGAAATGCGCCTATTATACGTTGCTGCTACCAGGGCTAAAAACCTCCTTGTTGTCAGCAGGTGCCTCAATCCTAAAAAGCAAAACTTAAATCCATGGCTTCCTTTGCTGGACAATGAGGAGCAGGTAGAGAGCCTTTGGCTGCCAGAAATAGATAAGGGTTATAGCATTGTCCAGTCCTTAGGCAAGGAAGATGTGATACCCTCTCATCTGGAAAAGGTACAAACTGAATTAACGCAACGTACGGCTGTTCTCGCCAAACCGAGTTTTATCTTATCTTCCCCCACGGGAATAAAAGTAGATGAAGATAAGGCTCAAATATTGAGAAAAAGCGGTGGAGGACAGGATTGGGGCAGCGCAATCCACAAGGTTTTGGAGCAGATGATAAAAGGCTGTAACGACATAGACACACAGATCTTACTAACACTGGAGGAATACTCTTTACCTCTGGAAAGAAAAGGTGAGATACTGGATTTCTTAGACAAATTTAAAAACTCTCTGCTGTGGCAGAGAATTCAAAAAGCGGAACAAACCCTTACAGAAATCCCCTTTACTACGAAGATTACCAATGACAGTCCAGTATATAGCTATCTAAAGGCAAAGAATAATGAACCCGTGGTTCTTTCTGGTGTTATTGACCTTGCAATAAAAGAATCCGAGGGTTGGGTTATCGTTGACTTTAAGACAGACCGGCCTGAGAACCAGGAAGACTTTCAATTGCTGGAGAAAGAGTATTCAACTCAGGTAGCAATTTACTGTAATGTTTGGCAGCAACTGAGTGGAGAAAACGTTAAAAAAGGGGAAATTTACTTTACATTCCTTCAAGAAAACAGGGTTGTCTATAGTTGCTGACAAAAATGTTGTCATTTGCAAAAATCATACTGACAATCTACTGTCAGTCACCTCGTGTATTCTTATCTTAGAGAGTACAGGAGGTGTTTTTTATATGAATGAGAAAATGGGTATGGAGTTATCTTTAAGCCACAAATACCTAAAACCCGGTAGTTGCCAAGTGGTTTACCTGATGATCCGGCTGAAGCAACCCAGATTTGAGAATGCAAAGCGACTTCCTCTAAATGTAAGTTTCGTATTGGATCGTTCAGGTTCCATGGAAGGGAAAAAGTTGGATTACACCAAAAAAGCCGTGAAGTTTGCTCTTGAGCACCTGGAGGCTAAAGATACTGTCTCACTGGTAACTTTCGAGGACCAAGTAGAGGTTCTGGTTCCTGCTGAGAAAGCATTATATAAGGACCAAATAAGCCAGGCTGTCAACGGAATCGTGACCGGCGGATGTACTAATCTAAGCGGAGGTTTATTGAAAGGAGCGGCGCAGGTCAAGGCCAATCTGAAGGATGGGCAGGTTAACCGTGTGATCCTGTTGACCGATGGGATAGCTAATAAGGGAATTACCAGTCATCATGCGCTTGTTGAAAAGACCAAGGAGATTAAGGCTGGGAATATAACAGTATCAACATTAGGTGTAGGATCAGATTTTCAGGAGGATTTGCTTGTTGACATGGCTGAAGGGGGAGGGGGTAACTTCTATTTCATCGGAAGCCCTGACAGAATTCCTGAGATATTTGATCAGGAATTACAGGGGCTGCTAAGTATTACAGGTCAGAATCTGGAGTTAGCTCTGCTTCCTGCGGCTGGGGTTAAGATCATGGGTATCCTTGGCTATGAGCCCGCAGGTTGGCCTGAGGTCAAAATTATGCTCCCAGATATGTATGGAGGCGATACCAAAACTGTTTTAGTGGAAATGCTAGTTAATCCGGAGGTGGCGGGGAAGACGCAGTTGGTACAAGTGAAATTTCGCTATGACGATGTTTTGGAGAACCTGACCACTGTCAATTATGATGTCACACTCAGCGCTGAAGTTTCCAATGACCAGGAAAGTATCAATTCAGGCGTAGATATCCAGGTCTTAAAAGAGGTAGAGATTTACCGAACTGCTCAGGCTAAAGAAGAATCAATTAAAATGGCCGACCAAGGCAATGTAGCGGAAGCAGGGCGAGTGTTGAAGAATCAGCAAGAAAAACTACAAGAACTGTACAA
This window harbors:
- a CDS encoding UvrD-helicase domain-containing protein, which encodes MSRMTPPDYRERAKIETELGKNLLVEAGAGSGKTASLVKRMLGLIKEGHCKVHEIAAITFTRKAAAELCERFQTELEKAYNLNCDTVQKERLAQALLDLDQCYIGTIHAFCAKLLRERPVEAGLDPEFAELDEVENRIWRDKAWDSYILEVKIKEPYYLELFDKLGISLAELKTGFEKLSAYPDVAIVYQKTGKPDLKEPIDRLVSLVERARVAIPYPPHENRYDKLQEAVKRASRYIKYFDMAQDKNAIKLLSIFEKEPSVTQKLWLTTAQGKQFRDEFALLAREIIQPLLRQWREYCHGNVVQFLLPAVQYYSRFREKHSVLNFEDLLMKTAQLLKSYPEVRQYFQQKYRCLLVDEFQDTDPIQSEIMFYLTGENANEQEWQKLKPRPGSLFVVGDPKQSIYRFRRADIDIYNLVKKLILQSGGEVLHLTANFRSVNSLGRWLNPVFKKLLPSEGSCYQASFTSFDTIKPDEEGTESGIRVLDIPEEYSNKDEVIPIEAEFIARYIRWAIDGNVRLRRTPRPKDFMILLRYKEAMDVYARALEKYGIPVSIAGGSSLKQTEEIHELLQLLKALADPQNQVHTVAVLRGLFFGISDADLYSFKEAGGIFNIFAPVPAELDERVKDIFFYSYEKLTEFYGFTRRYTPAVALEKIIDELGLIPYALTQPLSKSRSGYPYQILEYIRRIESTEASSYSKMVEQFGAILEMGVEEELNLLADEGDSVRIMNLHKAKGLEAPVVFLANPAKNPNIPPDAHVKRVDGSSQGYFIFTRPKGNFNKEVIAQPRLWDEFASEEQNYADAEEMRLLYVAATRAKNLLVVSRCLNPKKQNLNPWLPLLDNEEQVESLWLPEIDKGYSIVQSLGKEDVIPSHLEKVQTELTQRTAVLAKPSFILSSPTGIKVDEDKAQILRKSGGGQDWGSAIHKVLEQMIKGCNDIDTQILLTLEEYSLPLERKGEILDFLDKFKNSLLWQRIQKAEQTLTEIPFTTKITNDSPVYSYLKAKNNEPVVLSGVIDLAIKESEGWVIVDFKTDRPENQEDFQLLEKEYSTQVAIYCNVWQQLSGENVKKGEIYFTFLQENRVVYSC
- a CDS encoding vWA domain-containing protein; amino-acid sequence: MNEKMGMELSLSHKYLKPGSCQVVYLMIRLKQPRFENAKRLPLNVSFVLDRSGSMEGKKLDYTKKAVKFALEHLEAKDTVSLVTFEDQVEVLVPAEKALYKDQISQAVNGIVTGGCTNLSGGLLKGAAQVKANLKDGQVNRVILLTDGIANKGITSHHALVEKTKEIKAGNITVSTLGVGSDFQEDLLVDMAEGGGGNFYFIGSPDRIPEIFDQELQGLLSITGQNLELALLPAAGVKIMGILGYEPAGWPEVKIMLPDMYGGDTKTVLVEMLVNPEVAGKTQLVQVKFRYDDVLENLTTVNYDVTLSAEVSNDQESINSGVDIQVLKEVEIYRTAQAKEESIKMADQGNVAEAGRVLKNQQEKLQELYNRTKDDEILQEIQTLESNYTIISENCYSPINRKEMKYASYVSRNKR